In Mangifera indica cultivar Alphonso chromosome 1, CATAS_Mindica_2.1, whole genome shotgun sequence, a single genomic region encodes these proteins:
- the LOC123195647 gene encoding receptor-like protein Cf-9, with the protein MSWKEDNDCCSWDGVTCDKVTGHVIDLDLSCSWLYGNIPSNSSVFFLPQLQKLNLAFNNFDYSQISSNFGQLISLTHLNLSASNFNGSIPSEISHLSNLVSLDISSVFDVYPIIYHYYYENPPVSIERLVFERLVQNLTLLKTLALNHVDMSTIIPNSLMNLSSSLTSLSICYSILQGNFPTQIFRLPNLQILRLRGNFNLTGSFPKVNWSSPLKSLDVTDISFSKQFPNSIGNLLSLRELYLENCTMMGSIPTSFGNLTQLTYLSLGYNKFSGEMSSFLSNFVQLRFLDMSFNSFSGQIPFFFSNLTQLSHLDLSSNQLIGPIPSHVNVLQNLVVISLNNNSLNGTIPSWLFTLPLLESVDLSENQLTGHIDQFRSKSLNYLYLDGNALTGSISTSIFEQVNLTFLALSQTI; encoded by the coding sequence ATGTCTTGGAAAGAGGATAATGATTGCTGCTCTTGGGATGGAGTCACATGTGATAAGGTAACGGGTCATGTGATTGATCTCGACCTTAGTTGTAGCTGGCTTTATGGAAACATCCCTTCTAATAGTAGTGTCTTTTTCCTTCCTCAATTGCAAAAACTCAATCTAGCTTTCAATAATTTCGATTACTCTCAAATTTCCTCTAATTTTGGTCAATTGATCAGCTTGACACATCTTAATCTCTCTGCCTCAAACTTTAATGGTTCTATTCCATCTGAAATCTCACATTTGTCTAATTTGGTTTCATTGGACATCTCGAGTGTATTTGATGTCTACCCAATTATTTATCATTACTACTATGAGAATCCTCCAGTTAGTATTGAAAGACTTGTTTTCGAAAGGCTAGTTCAAAATCTGACCCTGTTGAAAACCCTTGCTCTTAACCATGTAGACATGTCTACCATCATACCTAATTCATTGATGAAtctatcttcatctttgacttCTCTAAGTATTTGTTATTCTATATTGCAAGGGAACTTTCCAACTCAAATCTTTCGCCTACCAAATCTGCAAATTCTTAGATTAAGAGGTAACTTCAACTTGACAGGTAGTTTTCCCAAAGTTAATTGGAGTAGTCCACTCAAGTCTCTGGATGTCACTGACATTAGCTTTTCGAAACAATTCCCTAATTCAATAGGTAACCTCTTGTCCTTGAGGGAATTGTATCTCGAGAATTGCACTATGATGGGATCAATTCCCACATCATTTGGAAACCTTACACAACTTACTTATTTGAGTCTCGGGTATAACAAATTCAGTGGTGAAATGTCatcatttctttcaaattttgtccaGCTCCGTTTTTTAGATATGTCATTCAATAGTTTTAGTGGTcaaattccattttttttttccaacttaACACAACTTTCTCATTTGGACTTGTCAAGTAACCAGCTCATTGGCCCAATTCCTTCTCATGTCAATGTCCTTCAAAATTTAGTTGTCATTAGTTTAAATAACAACAGTCTTAATGGCACTATACCATCTTGGCTATTCACTCTACCATTATTGGAAAGTGTGGACCTTAGTGAAAACCAATTAACGGGTCATATTGATCAATTTCGAAGTAAATCTTTGAACTACCTTTATTTGGATGGTAATGCACTAACTGGctctatttcaacttcaataTTTGAACAAGTGAATTTGACCTTTCTCGCACTTTCTCAAACAATTTGA
- the LOC123195730 gene encoding receptor-like protein 33, which produces MWEIGRDSLVYLNLSLNYLTNIEKLPLENLAILDLNSNKLRGSLPILPSFLTVLFLSNNKLSGEIPDLICNKSVLEILDLSNNSFSGNIPICMGNFSHLHVLDLRKNKLSGTIPGRFAKGSLLRTLNLNENELEGPIPRSLVNCTMLEVLDIGNNKVIDTFPYWLQSLPELQVLVLHSNRFYGSVRGCSEMNHCFPKLKVLDLSKNKFGGPLPASYFKNLQAMKDVGEVGTKLQYIGESYYQDSITVTMKGHLFGFMRIFVAFTAIDFSNNNFCEEIPEVIGELHSLIHLNLSSNNLTGYIPSSLGNLKALESLDLSFNKLGGKIPWQLANLDFLQVLDLSQNQLTGPIPRAPHFDTFPSTSYTGNLGLCGFPLSKECKSDGPLQPQSEREDNAESTNGFGWKVVLIGYAFGMVIGLFMGYLVFSTGKPQLLVRIVEGEDRRKRRRPSARR; this is translated from the coding sequence ATGTGGGAAATTGGAAGGGATAGTTTAGTCTATCTAAATCTTTCCCTCAACTACTTGACCAACATAGAAAAGCTTCCATTGGAGAATCTTGCAATTCTAGACCTTAATTCAAACAAGCTCCGAGGATCACTTCCAATTCTACCGTCTTTCTTGACAGTCTTATTTTTGTCAAACAACAAATTGTCAGGAGAGATACCAGATTTGATTTGCAATAAGAGTGTCCTGGAAATTCTAGATCTTTCTAACAATAGCTTCAGTGGCAACATTCCAATATGCATGGGAAACTTTAGCCATCTTCATGTGTTGGAtttgaggaaaaataaactCAGTGGCACAATTCCAGGAAGATTTGCAAAAGGCAGTCTATTGAGGACCCTCAACTTGAATGAGAATGAATTGGAAGGGCCAATCCCACGATCTTTGGTCAATTGTACGATGCTTGAAGTTCTAGATATTGGCAACAACAAGGTGATTGATACCTTCCCATATTGGCTACAAAGTCTCCCTGAATTGCAAGTTCTTGTACTTCATTCAAATAGATTTTATGGTTCTGTACGAGGTTGCTCAGAAATGAATCATTGTTTTCCAAAGTTGAAAGTACTTGACCTCTCAAAGAACAAATTTGGTGGTCCATTGCCAGCCTCGTATTTCAAAAATCTTCAAGCCATGAAGGATGTTGGTGAAGTTGGGACGAAGTTACAATATATTGGTGAAAGTTATTATCAAGATTCCATTACAGTAACAATGAAAGGGCATCTGTTTGGATTTATGAGAATATTCGTTGCTTTCACTgccattgatttttcaaataataacttCTGTGAAGAGATTCCAGAAGTAATTGGAGAGCTTCATTCACTTATACACCTGAatctttcttcaaacaatttaaccGGTTACATCCCATCATCACTTGGAAATTTGAAAGCTCTAGAGTCTTTAGACCTCTCTTTCAACAAGCTTGGTGGAAAAATTCCATGGCAGTTGGCAAATTTAGACTTTCTTCAAGTGCTAGACTTGTCTCAAAACCAACTCACAGGGCCCATTCCACGGGCACCGCATTTTGATACATTCCCAAGTACGTCATACACCGGAAACTTGGGATTGTGTGGATTCCCTTTGTCAAAAGAATGCAAAAGTGATGGACCACTACAACCGCAGTCAGAAAGAGAAGATAATGCAGAGTCTACAAATGGATTCGGTTGGAAAGTGGTGTTGATAGGCTATGCATTTGGAATGGTGATTGGACTGTTCATGGGATATCTTGTATTTTCAACAGGAAAGCCTCAGTTGCTTGTAAGGATAGTTGAAGGAGAAGACCGTAGAAAGAGGAGGAGACCGAGTGCGAGAcgttga